In Pseudonocardia sp. C8, one genomic interval encodes:
- a CDS encoding DUF2017 domain-containing protein, with product MNGWKRSGRGDRVRFTTGFSGEEAAVLRGLFTEIRQMLAGRAALAPADELAELTGIRTGPTSRPTDRVLARLLPDFTTEDSDLAAGLRSLHEPELIEAKDRAAETVLDTLPEAGGRLELTAAQADDWLAALNDVRLALGTALDVSEDMPDQLPEDDPRSQHLGVYHWLTYVQDSLVRVRVAAL from the coding sequence ATGAACGGCTGGAAGCGCAGCGGTCGCGGCGACCGCGTCCGGTTCACCACGGGCTTCTCCGGGGAGGAGGCCGCCGTCCTGCGCGGGCTGTTCACCGAGATCCGCCAGATGCTCGCCGGCCGCGCCGCGCTGGCCCCCGCCGACGAGCTCGCCGAGCTCACCGGCATCCGCACCGGGCCGACCAGCCGCCCCACCGACCGGGTGCTGGCCCGGCTGCTGCCCGACTTCACCACCGAGGACTCCGACCTCGCCGCCGGCCTGCGCTCGCTGCACGAGCCGGAGCTGATCGAGGCCAAGGACCGGGCCGCCGAGACGGTGCTGGACACGCTGCCCGAGGCCGGCGGGCGGCTCGAGCTCACCGCGGCCCAGGCCGACGACTGGCTGGCCGCGTTGAACGACGTCCGGCTGGCGCTGGGCACCGCGCTCGACGTCAGCGAGGACATGCCCGACCAGCTGCCCGAGGACGACCCGCGGTCCCAGCACCTCGGCGTCTACCACTGGCTGACCTACGTGCAGGACTCGCTGGTCCGCGTGCGGGTCGCCGCCCTGTAG